A window from Mesorhizobium sp. WSM2240 encodes these proteins:
- a CDS encoding GMC family oxidoreductase N-terminal domain-containing protein, giving the protein MQTYDFIVVGSGSAGSVVAERLSASGRFSVMVLEAGGTDRRFYVQMPLGYGKTFFDPAVNWNYKTEPDPGLAGNADHWPRGKLLGGSSSINAMVWIRGQREDYDAWAAAGNPGWGFDDLLPLFKAIEDNEAGADEWRGVGGPLHVTDCSRFVHPLTARYLGAAQQAGLPFNPDFNGAFQEGVGVYQISTKNGRRMSAARAFLRPAMKRKNIRVETRALATKILFEGSRAVGVEYIRNGRTMTARAGREVILCAGSVNTPQLLQLSGVGPADLLHSLGIPVVHANNNIGANLQDHLGINYTFKGKVPTLNQLLRPWWGKLYVGMRYLLLRSGPLSLSMNNAGGFFRTDPALSRPNMQLYFQAFSTVIPKSGERPILTPDPWPGFSIGLSNCRPTSRGSIMIRSKNPLDYPKIVPNAYSTEQDVAEMLAAVKFVRTIASMPAMAEIIEEEVLPGPSITSDDDLIQDFRKRSGTVYHPVSTCRMGPDPSKSVVDPRLKVHGLAGLRIVDASIFPDNISGNTNAPSIMAGAKGAAMILEDYR; this is encoded by the coding sequence AGCGCCTGTCGGCGAGCGGCCGCTTCTCGGTGATGGTGCTGGAGGCCGGCGGCACAGACCGCCGCTTCTACGTGCAGATGCCGCTCGGCTACGGCAAGACCTTCTTCGATCCCGCCGTCAACTGGAACTACAAGACCGAGCCGGATCCCGGCTTGGCAGGCAATGCCGATCACTGGCCGCGCGGCAAGCTCCTCGGCGGTTCCAGTTCCATCAACGCGATGGTCTGGATCAGGGGACAGCGCGAGGACTACGATGCGTGGGCCGCGGCCGGTAATCCGGGGTGGGGATTTGACGACCTCCTGCCGCTGTTCAAGGCGATCGAGGACAACGAGGCTGGCGCCGACGAATGGCGCGGCGTCGGCGGCCCGCTCCACGTCACCGATTGCTCGCGCTTCGTCCACCCTCTGACGGCCCGCTATCTAGGGGCGGCCCAGCAGGCGGGGCTGCCATTCAACCCGGATTTCAACGGGGCATTTCAGGAAGGCGTCGGCGTCTACCAGATCTCAACCAAAAACGGCCGCCGTATGTCGGCCGCCCGCGCTTTCCTCCGCCCGGCGATGAAGCGCAAAAATATCCGCGTCGAGACCCGCGCCCTGGCAACCAAAATTCTCTTCGAGGGCAGCCGCGCCGTCGGCGTCGAATACATCCGCAACGGCCGGACGATGACCGCACGGGCCGGCCGCGAAGTCATCCTGTGCGCCGGTTCCGTCAACACGCCGCAGCTTCTGCAGCTTTCCGGCGTCGGCCCGGCCGATCTTCTGCATTCGCTCGGCATACCGGTCGTTCACGCTAACAACAACATCGGCGCCAATCTGCAGGACCACCTCGGCATCAACTATACGTTCAAGGGCAAGGTCCCGACGCTCAACCAGTTGCTCCGGCCCTGGTGGGGCAAGCTCTATGTCGGCATGCGGTATCTGCTTTTGCGCAGCGGCCCGCTTTCACTCTCCATGAACAATGCGGGCGGCTTCTTCCGCACCGACCCGGCTCTGTCGCGGCCGAACATGCAGCTCTATTTCCAGGCCTTTTCGACCGTCATCCCGAAGAGCGGCGAGCGTCCGATCCTGACGCCTGACCCGTGGCCCGGCTTCTCCATCGGCCTTTCGAACTGCCGCCCGACCAGCCGCGGATCGATCATGATCCGGTCGAAAAATCCGCTTGATTATCCGAAGATCGTGCCGAACGCCTATTCGACCGAGCAGGACGTCGCCGAGATGCTGGCGGCGGTAAAATTCGTGCGAACAATCGCATCCATGCCGGCTATGGCGGAGATCATCGAAGAAGAGGTTCTGCCCGGCCCATCGATCACTTCCGACGACGATCTGATTCAGGATTTCAGGAAGCGCTCGGGCACCGTCTATCACCCTGTGTCGACTTGCCGCATGGGCCCGGACCCGTCCAAATCCGTCGTCGATCCGCGTCTGAAGGTGCACGGGCTCGCCGGCCTGCGCATCGTCGACGCCTCGATCTTCCCCGACAACATTTCCGGAAACACCAACGCGCCTTCCATCATGGCCGGCGCCAAGGGGGCGGCGATGATATTGGAGGATTACAGGTGA
- a CDS encoding mandelate racemase/muconate lactonizing enzyme family protein — MKITDVQTFVVGNPPPGIGGKYFIFVKLTTDGNVVGYGEAYNATFSAHVTAKMIEDLADRYLVGRDPHDIESFFRRAYSSGFSQRPDVSVMGCFSALEIACWDIIGKEAGKPVYKLLGGQVHDALRSYTYLYPHTGSVHSEDAVGRNVYNDPDLAAACALEYVEQGFNAVKLDPAGPYTAFDGHQPRLLDIDLSARMIKAIREAVGNRADILFGTHGQFTASGALRMARAIEPYDPLWFEEPVPPDMPEVMAQVARGTSIPIATGERLTTKYEFARVIENRAATILQPDLGRSGGILETKKIAAMAEAYHIQIAPHCYCGPIVGAANIQLATTLPNFLILESLKQWDGFHATLLKKKIEWQDGNVIPSKEPGLGVELDEAVCEAHPWIGQELHLQMAQNPLFP; from the coding sequence ATGAAAATCACCGATGTCCAAACCTTCGTCGTCGGCAATCCCCCGCCCGGTATCGGCGGCAAGTACTTCATCTTCGTGAAGCTCACGACGGACGGCAACGTCGTCGGCTATGGCGAGGCCTACAACGCCACCTTCTCGGCCCATGTCACCGCGAAGATGATCGAGGATCTGGCCGATCGCTACCTCGTCGGCCGCGATCCGCACGACATCGAGAGCTTCTTTCGACGCGCCTATTCTTCCGGATTCTCTCAGCGCCCCGACGTCTCTGTCATGGGCTGCTTCTCGGCGCTCGAAATCGCCTGCTGGGACATTATCGGCAAGGAGGCCGGCAAGCCGGTCTACAAGCTGCTCGGTGGCCAGGTGCACGATGCGCTGCGCTCCTACACATATCTCTATCCGCACACCGGCAGCGTCCATTCCGAGGACGCTGTGGGCAGGAACGTCTACAACGATCCCGACCTCGCCGCCGCCTGCGCGCTCGAATATGTCGAGCAGGGTTTTAACGCGGTCAAGCTCGATCCCGCCGGCCCCTACACCGCCTTCGACGGTCACCAGCCGCGGCTTCTCGATATCGACCTGTCGGCGCGCATGATTAAGGCCATCCGTGAAGCCGTCGGCAATCGCGCCGATATCCTGTTTGGCACGCACGGCCAGTTCACCGCGTCGGGCGCGCTGCGCATGGCGCGCGCCATCGAACCTTACGACCCGCTCTGGTTCGAGGAGCCGGTCCCGCCGGATATGCCGGAGGTGATGGCGCAGGTTGCACGCGGCACCTCCATCCCGATCGCCACCGGCGAGCGCCTGACCACCAAATACGAATTCGCGCGGGTGATCGAAAACCGCGCCGCCACCATCCTGCAGCCCGACCTCGGCCGCTCCGGCGGCATTCTCGAAACCAAGAAGATCGCGGCAATGGCCGAGGCCTACCACATCCAAATCGCGCCGCATTGCTATTGCGGCCCGATCGTCGGCGCCGCCAACATCCAGCTCGCCACCACCCTGCCCAATTTCCTCATTCTGGAGTCGCTCAAGCAGTGGGACGGCTTTCACGCGACGCTGCTGAAGAAAAAAATCGAATGGCAGGACGGAAATGTCATCCCTTCGAAGGAGCCCGGTCTCGGCGTCGAGCTCGACGAGGCGGTCTGCGAGGCTCATCCATGGATCGGCCAGGAGTTGCACTTGCAGATGGCGCAGAACCCGCTGTTTCCCTGA
- a CDS encoding DUF1344 domain-containing protein has protein sequence MKKILATTIASLAFIGAAYAATVEGVVQSVDPATRTVTLEDGTAVVAAEDVAIDALAPGAKVKVTLEDGTSNATAIEAAM, from the coding sequence ATGAAGAAGATCCTTGCAACCACCATCGCCTCGCTCGCCTTCATCGGCGCCGCCTACGCAGCCACCGTCGAGGGCGTGGTGCAGTCGGTCGATCCGGCAACGCGCACCGTCACGCTGGAGGACGGCACGGCTGTCGTCGCGGCGGAGGACGTTGCGATCGACGCGCTTGCCCCCGGCGCCAAGGTCAAGGTGACGCTCGAGGACGGAACGAGCAACGCCACCGCCATCGAAGCGGCTATGTGA
- a CDS encoding DUF1772 domain-containing protein, protein MAGHLALIVAAVFAGAAVYINIAEHPARRGLDDRSMLIQWKPGYKRGFAMQASLAVAGFLLGLLAWWQAGGWLWLAGALVLIANWPFTLLVMMPVNNKLMSMDPTAAGPDSRELLEKWARLHAVRTALGFAATLVFLAASLD, encoded by the coding sequence ATTGCCGGACATCTTGCTCTCATTGTCGCTGCGGTCTTTGCCGGCGCGGCAGTCTACATCAACATCGCCGAGCACCCGGCGCGAAGAGGCCTCGACGACCGGTCGATGCTCATCCAGTGGAAGCCTGGCTATAAGCGGGGTTTCGCCATGCAAGCCTCGCTCGCGGTAGCGGGGTTTCTGCTCGGTTTGCTGGCGTGGTGGCAGGCGGGTGGCTGGCTTTGGCTGGCCGGCGCCTTGGTTTTGATTGCCAACTGGCCCTTCACGCTCCTCGTCATGATGCCCGTCAACAACAAGCTCATGTCGATGGACCCCACGGCGGCCGGACCGGACAGTCGCGAACTGCTGGAGAAATGGGCAAGGCTGCATGCCGTCCGCACCGCCCTCGGCTTCGCAGCAACGCTGGTTTTCCTCGCTGCCTCGTTAGACTGA
- a CDS encoding SemiSWEET transporter, translating to MYPSIEILGSLAALITTLGWLPQILKIVRERKAGDISLVTNATLAGGVFLWVVYGLLIGSWPVIMANSVTFLFILAIVGLKLRYG from the coding sequence TTGTATCCTTCCATCGAAATACTGGGCTCGCTCGCGGCCCTGATAACCACGCTCGGCTGGCTGCCGCAGATCCTCAAGATCGTCCGCGAGCGCAAGGCCGGCGATATCTCGCTGGTCACCAACGCCACCTTGGCCGGCGGCGTTTTCCTGTGGGTGGTTTATGGGCTGCTGATCGGCTCCTGGCCGGTCATCATGGCCAACTCGGTGACCTTCCTGTTCATCCTCGCCATTGTCGGCCTGAAGCTCCGCTACGGCTAA
- a CDS encoding DUF1097 domain-containing protein, translated as MPLLTALAISIGVLGGVATWLFVGPFAALGLQIWAAFVAWAAFYHSGGKEAALKTNVAAHILGAIIGWAALVGTTTLAGGLGVPLAAGICVGIGAAAMVLAANIGAFGSIPSSVYGFACVAGYALLAGKLGTLTSASLVDNPLINIVVSMVIGSLLGWLSERIGSALAAKTPTARAA; from the coding sequence ATGCCTTTGCTCACAGCACTTGCAATCAGTATCGGAGTTCTCGGCGGCGTCGCGACTTGGCTTTTCGTTGGGCCGTTTGCCGCTTTAGGCCTGCAGATATGGGCGGCATTCGTCGCCTGGGCGGCATTTTACCATTCGGGCGGCAAGGAAGCCGCGCTGAAGACCAATGTTGCGGCACATATATTGGGCGCGATCATCGGCTGGGCAGCGCTGGTGGGCACAACAACACTGGCCGGCGGCCTCGGCGTTCCTCTCGCGGCTGGGATATGCGTCGGGATAGGCGCCGCGGCGATGGTGCTTGCGGCCAATATCGGCGCTTTCGGCTCGATTCCGTCGTCGGTCTACGGCTTCGCCTGTGTTGCCGGCTACGCCCTGCTCGCCGGCAAGCTCGGCACGCTGACTTCGGCGTCGCTGGTTGATAATCCGCTGATCAACATCGTCGTTTCCATGGTGATCGGTTCGCTGCTCGGTTGGCTGTCGGAGCGCATAGGCAGCGCTTTGGCCGCCAAAACGCCGACGGCGAGAGCCGCCTAG